In the Clostridium cellulovorans 743B genome, ACACAATCACTAAATAGAGGAACTAAAAATAGATTCTACAATCCTATATGGCAGAATAAGGCTCATATAAATGCATTAATGAAACTGCTTAGAGATATTGATAGCAATTATTTTTATTCGTATATAGTGTTTAGTGAAAGATGTGAGCTAAAAAAGGTTTCTGTAACATCTTCAAATGTGCATATTGTAAAGAGAAATGCATTACTTTCAAAATTAAAGAAAGACATTAATGGTAGAAAGAATGTTCTATCAGATAGTCAAATTACTAGAATATATGAAGTTTTAAAAAGTCATTCTCTGGCTGATAAAGCAGTTAAAGAGAAACATATTGAAAATATTAAAAGCAAATTATAACATGATTAATTGCTTAAAAGCACAATCTTTTTAGGTTGTGCTTTTATAATTTTCAAGTATCATGATATTGCAACTTGATGAGGAGATGAGTGTATGATAATTTCATTGGAAGAAGCAAAATTGTATTTAAGAATTGATGATGATGATGAAAATACGCTCATCACCAATTTTATATTAACAGCTGAAGAATTGTGTGAAGGAGTGCTGAGATATCCTTTAGCAGAATTAAGTGTAATTCCAGAAGCAATAAAACAGTCAATATTATATGCTGTTGCTAACCTGTATGAGGAACGTGAAAAAGTTGATATTAAAGTAATTATTGAAGTTATGGCAAGGCTTTTATTTGCTTATAGAAGAGAAAGCTGGTGATAGCGTGACGATAGGAGAGCTAAAACATAGAATTACTTTTCAAAGACTAGTATCTGAACTAAATGAAAATGGCTTTGAAATTGAAGCTTGGGAGGACTATAAAACATTTTGGTCAGCAATTTCAAACCTTAATGGAAGAGAATACTTTGCTGCAGCAGTTGTTCAAGCTGAAAATACAGTTAAATTCACTATAAGATATACACCCAATATTGAAACAACAATGAGGATATTATTTAAAGATAAGAAATACAATATAACTTCAATTGATAACATAAAGTATGCTAATAAATTCATTGAAATCAAGGCTTTGGAGGTTGATAGCAGTGGCTAGAATAGACCTTGAAGGAATGCAGGAACTTATCGATAAGGTAAACAAACTTGGTGCTAGAGGAAATAGTATCAAGAAAAAAGCTCTTGATAAAGCAGGAGAACTTGTTAAAAGGTCGATGGAGAATAATGCACCAGTTTCAAACCTAAATAAAAAACATATGGCTGATAATATAAAGATTTCAGATATAGAAAAAGAAAATGGAGTGGATTTTATAGAGATTGGTCCTAATAAAGGTGATAATTCAGAGTTCTTTTATTCAAAGTTCACAGAGTTTGGTACAAGCACTCAACCAGCACAACATTGGGCAGAGAACTCTGTTCTTGAGAATAAAAGAGAAATCAATCAAATAATAGCCGATGAACTTAAAAGAGGACTTGAGGAATGATAAATCAATTGATTATTAATACTTTAAAACCACTTAATATACCAGTAGTTTTTCAAAAGTACACAGGAAAAGCTGAAACATATATTACCTTCCATGAATATTTAACTGCAGGCGAAGAATATGAGGATGATGAGGAAATACTAACAGCACACTATATTCAAGTTGATTTATGGTCAAAGGTAGATTATACAGCTTTAGTCAAGGAAGTAAAAAGACTATTAATAAATGTGGGATTTAAAAGAATAAATGAAGTAGACCTTTATGAGGATGATACAAAAATCTATCATAAAGGTCTTAAATTTTACTATTTAGAAGAAAAGGAGTGAGATACAAATGTCTAGACAGATCGGGTTAAGAGATATACATATTGCAGTTTTAACAAGTGATAACGCTACTGGAACTGTATATGAGACACCAATAAAGCTTGAAAGAGCAATAAGTGCAAAGCTTTCACCAAAATCAAATTCAGATAATATATATTCAGATGATGCTGTTGAAGATATCATAACTGCTTTTGAAGGTATAGATGTTGAAATTGAAGTGAATCAGCTTTCACTTACAAGTAGAGCCAAGCTTCAAGGAGCAAAAATAGTGAAGGGTGTTCTCATTGAAAATAAGGAGGATATCCCACCAACAATAGCATTAGCTTTTAGATCTAAAAAGAACACTGGAAAGTATAGATATGTGTGGCTCTTGAAGGGGAAGTTTGAATTAGCTACTGATGAATATGATACAGAAGCAGAAAAGCCAAAAGCACAAAGTGCAAAGCTTAAGGGGAAATTTTATCCAAGAGAGTCTGATGGTAACTATAGATTTATTTGTGATGAAGATGCTCAAGGTGTGGATTCAACAATTATTAGTTCATGGTTTACTGAGGTACCAGATGAATCGATTGTCACATAATTTATCTTAATAGTTTAGTCCATGTAAAAGTTTCTAATATTATATAGTGTATGAATTAATTTTTGGATGGATAAAGTATCAACGTTGAAATTTTGGTTTATGCTCAGAATTATGGTATAATTTGTTTAATTAGAGAAAATAAAGGGTTAAGGAGGAATTTACAATGGCTTCTGTGACGCAAAGAATAAAACAAATAAAACAACCTACTGGAGGGTATATAAAACCGAAAGAGTTCACTGTTGTAAACTTGAATGATGGTATTGACTTGAAATGTGATGAAAATATCCATAGCAGTTTAGTAGGATTGGCAGTAGATTATATGACTAGATATGTGATAGGAACTCCAAAGGAGTATGCATTTAAAATTTCACTTTTAGGAGCATCTTCAATTAATGAAGATGGTTATGCTCAAAAATTGTTAAAAGGTATATCAGGTTTAGATGATAAATCTATATCCAATGCATGTAAGTTAGTAGGATATGATGTTTGCTTTAGAGCTGGATTGAGTGGATATAAACCTGTTCAAGATATTGAGCCTAATATTGATACTATTTCTAATATCAGAACGATGGTGAATAGGAGTGTAAATTTCCTAAATGAATATGGTCCTATGGTTAAAGATGGTTTCACATTTGAAGGCGGTTATACAAACATAGTTTCAACAGGTGATGGTGATTTTCTTACTAAAAATACTTTATGGGATTTTAAAGTTTCAAAAAAGGCACCTACTAACGCTCATACGTTGCAATTACTAATGTATTATTTAATGGGAATTCACTCAATACATGAAGAGTTCAAGTCAATTATAAATTTAGGAATATTCAATCCAAGATTAAATAATGTATATTTATTAGAAATAAGTAAAATTCCACAGAACATTATTGAACAAGTGTCATCAGAAGTTATTGGATATTGAAATATAAAAGTTTAAAAGTTAAGGAAAATAAAAGTGAACAAACTGAAGTATAACTTTTTTATATCGTAAGCTAACAGGGAAACAAATCCCTGTTTTTTCATGCTTAAAAATAGAGAGGAGGAGATTTAATTGAAAGCATCAGAACTAAAAAACAAAGGAATAAAGTTCAAACTTAACAACAAAGAGTATGAACTGAAATTTGATATGAACACTTTCTGCGAATTAGAAGAAGTCTATGGAGACATAGATCAAGCCTTTGAAGATTTGCAGAACAGAAAGATTAAAGCTATAAGAGCACTTATTTATTCAGCCATTAAAGCTGAAGATGAAAGTGTTACTTTAAAAGAGGTAGGCAAAATGCTTACATTAAGTGATATGGAGAGATTAGGCTCAGCTATTAATGAAGCATTGATAATAGCTATGCCAGAGGTAACTGAAAATATGGGGGAATAGAAAGCCAAACTGATTCCGAAGGCTGGGATTGGGGTTGGCTTTTTTATTTGGGAACAAATCTTTTACAAATGACTGAGGAACAGTTTTGGAGGAGTACACCGAAAAAGCTACAGGCACTTTTTACAGTATACAAAAGAGTAAATGGAATTGATGAAGAAGATCGGCTTGACTATATAGACAACATCATTTTCTAGGGGGTGAGGTTATTGGCGGCAAATGCCAGCACTGTCGTAGCAAGGATAGGTCTTGATGACAGTGGCTTTCAGCAGGGTGTCTCAAAGATTCAAAGAAGCTTAAAGCTTGTGCAGAGTGAATTTGCTGTGGCAAGCTCAAGAATTGGTGACTTTGGAAAGTCAACAGATGGGTTAAGGCTCAAAGCTGACACCTTGAACAGACAGATGGAACTTCAAAAAGATAAGGTTGAAGCATTAACTAGAAGCTATCAAGAAAGTGTTGAGAGAAAAGGTGCTGATGCCAAAGCTACAGAAAACCTAAAGATTAAGTTAAATTATGCAACGGCAGAGCTTAACAATATGCAAAGAGAGCTTAAGGAAACTACCACTGAATTAAATACAAAGAGCTCTGCTTGGTATAAGCTTTCACAATCAATGGATAAAGCAGGAGAAAGGATGAAGGCAGTAGGAGAGAAAATGTCATCTGTTGGAACAAAGCTTTCCACTGCTGTTACATTACCTCTTTTAGGAGTTGGAGTTGCAACTACAAAAATGGCTATGGATGCTGTAGAATCAGAGAATCTCTTTGAGGTTGCAATGGGTTCAATGGCTGGTGATGCAAGACAATGGTCAGAGGAAACCTCTAAAGCTCTTGGCCTTAATGCCTATAATGTGAGAAAGAATATAGCAACCTATAACTCGATGCTTACTTCTATGGGACTTGCAAATGATGAGTCTTTAAAGATGTCTGAAGGCTTAACACAGCTTTCCTATGATATGGCTTCCTTTTATAATTTGAAGCCAGAGGAAGCCTTTGAAAAGCTCAAATCTGGTATAAGTGGTGAAGCGGAACCTCTTAAGGCTCTAGGGATTTTAGTTAATGATACAACCATTAAAACCTATGCGTATACAAATGGAATAGCAAAGCAAGGAGCAGAATTAACAGAGGCTCAAAAGATACAAGCAAGGTACGGAGCAATTATGCAAGCAACAAAGAATGCTCAAGGTGATCTTGGTAGAACTATGGACAGCCCAACAAACAAGCTAAGAATAATGAAGGAACAAGCACAGCAGATTGGTATTCAGTTTGGACAGATTTTGATTCCAGTACTTGAAAAGCTTATGAATGTCATAAAGCCTTTAATGGATAAATTTCAAGGCTTATCGAAGGAACAACAAGAAACTATAGTGAAAATAGGGTTAGTTACGGCTGCAATTGGTCCTATTATTTTGATTGTTGGTAAAGTCATTACTATTGTAGGAACATTATCGTCAGCAATAGGTACTGTTTCAGGAGCAATCGCGGCAGCTGGTGGAGCATCAACAGTATTAGGTACAGTTTTCACAGCAATTACTGGTCCCATTGGTATTGTAATTGCAGCTGTTGTAGGGCTTATAGCTATTTTTGTAGCTTTATATAAGAACAATGAGGACTTTAGAAACTCAGTAAATACAATATGGAATGGGATAAAGAATTTAATAAGTGGTGTCATTGAAGGGTTAGTTACTTTGTTTAAAGGCTTTATAGCTTTAGCTGGTGAGCTATGGAGTAAATATGGTGATGATATAGTGAACATAGTTTCTACAGCGTTCAAGGTTATATCCTCAGTTGTTGATACAGTTTTAAAGGCAGTTCAGAATGTTATTTCCATTGTAACTAGTGCAATAAAGGGTGATTGGGAAGGTGTTTGGAATGGAATTAAGAAATTCACCGAGGATTTATGGAACGGAATCAAAAATATAATAAAATCAGTTATAGATTTAGTAAAGGGGATAGTTAAAACAGAATTTGAGTTTATAAAAGAGATAATCACTGGCATTTGGGATGGAATAAGAGGAGTGACCTCTGCTATTTGGAATGATATAAAAGCTGCAATTGTAAATCCTATTACTTCAGCTAAGAACACTGTAGCTAATGTCATTGATTCAATAAGAGGCTTTTTCAGTAATCTTCGCCTACCAGAGATAGGTTTTCCAAGAATTAAGCTTCCACATTTCAGTATTGAAGGTGAATTTAGTCTTGCACCTCCAAGTGTGCCTTATCTTGATGTAAGTTGGTATGCAAAGGGCGGAATTTTTAACGGTCCAAGTGTTATCGGTGTTGGTGAAGCTGGAACAGAAGCAGTCCTTCCAATAGATAGACTTGATGATCTTATGGCAAAAGCTCTAAGTAAGGCAGGAACTACTACAACAGAATCACAAACAGTAATAATCCCTATAAATCTAGAGGGTAGAGAAATAGCAAGGATAACATACCCTCATATAAGCAATATCATGGGAAGAGCTGTGTCTCGGAAGTAGGTGAAGGATGCTTATTAATAATGTAGATATAGCTAATTACGGAGCTAAGCTTCTTAAGAAATCTATAGATATTCCAGAGTTAAAGTCTAGTGTTGAATACTTAAGAAGTGGTAATAAACCAATAAAGTTGTTTCAGAAATTTCAAGCGAAGAAAATCACCATTGAAGTATATATCACTGGTTCTAATATTCAAAATGTTATGGAGAAGATGAGTAGTTTAAGTAGGCAACTTATGGAGTGTACAATTAAGTTTAAGGATATGGATTTTTACTATGATGCGATATTAACCAATGCAAAATATGAGAAGAGTGTTAGAAAAGATAAAGTAAGAGTTATATATGAATTCATATCAGGCTATGGTTATAAACCAATGATAACTGTTACAGCCAATAGAATATATTCTAAAACTGTAGTTGTTGATGGCAACATAGAAACACCAGCCATTATTGAAATAACTCCAAGTGCAAATATAATTGATATGACTATTACAGGCTTCGGTTCTATTTTTACTATGAAAAATCTAACAGCAGGACAAAAGATAATAATTGATGGTGAAGATAGGATTGTAACACAGAATGGAATAAACAAATTTGCTGACTTTGAGGCTTTTGAATTTCCAAAGCTACAGACAGGTTCTAATACCTTAGCTTTTAGTAAGAATACTTGTGATATAACAATAAAATATAAACCAAAATCGATATAGGGTTTAAAGGCTCTTTTATTATGCTGAAAAACAGAAAGGATGAAGACTAATGAATATAAATGAGAATGTTAATTTTAATGCACATATAATAGGAAGGGATTCCAACAATATTGATACAATTGCCATGTATTTAGCAGCAACAATTGATACAGCAAATATGAATATAAGCATTACTTGTAACACTGTTAATAAGGCTATTGTAATTTCTGATGCTGATAATGTAAAAGCACAGTATGAAGAATTTGAAGCTTTGGTAAAGGAAAGAGCAAAGGAATTAGGCTATGTAATATTCTAATTGGAGGAGAAGATAATGAGTAAGGATAATAAAAGCATAGAACAACAGCAAGAGAAAGAAATTAATCCAACAGTTGATAAGGATAATTATTTAGTACAAGTTATTGTTGATGGAAAGGTGATTAAAGAGGTTATTGCTTTAAATAGTACAATAAATATTGTTCATGTAGGAAATCAATCATTAGCAGCAGATGTTAAATAGGAAGTGATTCAATGCTTCAATTATATGATATCAATCATAATAAAATTTGTGGATTAACAAATTATAAGGATTTAAAGATTGAGAGGGAGTTATCTGGCGATGAAAACCTCTCTTTTTCATATCCTCACAATGATGATAAATATACCTTTATAAAAGAAGAATGCTATCTAAGAACAGCACAAAATGAATATGTGATAAAAGAAATTAATGTTAATGATGATTGGACAGAGGTTGTTGCCAAGGTTAATGTTGAAGCTTTGAAAGGCACACCCTTTGGGCATTTTCAAGTAAATGAATTAACATTACCTTCGGCAACAATCGATTCAATAAAGAAAGCGTGTGCTAATACAATAAATTTAGCTTTAGCAGGAACAGGGTGGACTATAGGTAGTTGCAATATTGAGAAATCAAGAACAGTAAAGAAAGGTAATTGCTCAAGCTATGAGATTCTTCAAGAAATAAGAAAGGTTTATCTATGTGATTTTAAGTTTGATGCAATCAATAAGAAGGTTTATATTTATCAATCAATGGGACTTGATAGAGGAAGCTATTTCTCAGAAGAACTAAATCTAAAGAAGATTGAAATACAAAGTAATTCCTATGATTATTGTACAAGGATAATACCTCTTGGTAAGGATGGACTTAAAATTACTGATATTAATAATGGTAAGGATTATGTAGAGAGCTATCAATATTCAAATAAAGTAATCTCGATTTATTGGGAAGATAACAGGTATGAGTCAAAGGAAAGCTTAAAGGAAGATGCTATTGCAAAACTTAAGGAACTATCAAAACCAGTAAAGGCATACAGTGTTGAGATTATTGATTTAGCTAGTATAAGTGATAAATATAAAAACATTTTAGATTATGATCTTGGAGATGTTATTACTCTTATTTCAAAGGATAAAAAGCTTAGAGATAAACAGAGGATTATTAAGCTTATTGAATATCCAGATGAACCCGAAAGAAACTCTTGTGAAATTGCAAATAGAACCTTAAGGTTTGAGGATATTCAAGCTAATACCTTAAGAGCCACTGAAGTAATCAGTTCAGTTACTACCTCTGATGGAATGCTTGAAGGCAGTAAGGTGAATTCAATTGATTGGGTGCAGCTAAAGAATGTTAACATTATGGTTGCTGATATTCAAGATTTAAATGCTGTAACTGCTAGAATTGGAACACTAGAAACAACAACAGCTACAATAACTCAGCTTAATGCAGTTAATTCAAAGATAGATAATTTAGTTGTGACCACAGCACAAATTTCAGATGCTTCAATTACAAACGCAAAAATACTAAATGCAGCTATTGATACTGCAAAAATTAGAGCAGGAGCTATAACAAGAGCATTAATTGCTGATGGAGCAATTGGAACAGCTCAAATTGCTGAAGCTAGTATTGGAACCTCTCATATAAGTAGCTTAACAGCAGATGTTTTTAATAGTGGTACTATAGATACCTCAAAAGTAACCATAGCTGGAGCCAATAGTAGGTTATTAATTAGAGGTAATAGACTACAAGTGTTTGCAGTAAAAAGTGATAACTCACTTTATGAAAGAGTTACTCTTGGTGATGTTAATGGTGATGGTTTAGTGTTTGGTTTTAGAGTAAGAAGTGCTGATGGAGAAACTGTCCTGTTAGATGAAAATGGAGTAACTAGAGAAGGAATTACTGATGGCTCAATATCAAATGAAAAGATAGCAGGAGATGCTAATATTTCAGGAACAAAGCTTGATATTAATTCAGTAGTAACAACAATAAATAGCATAGCTACTACAACTATCCAAAGCTCAAAGGTATTCTTAAATAACTCAACCCTAGATGTTCAATTTTCTAATTTAAAAACAACAGTAACTGAACAGGGACAGACTATAAGTACTCAAGGAGCTCAAATTGTAGCTTTAAATAATAGTGTAGTTTTAAAGGTAGATTCACAAGCATTTAGTAGTTATAAAGTAATAAACGACAGTAATATAACTACCATAAATTCAAGACTTTCAACAGCAGAATCATCCTTATCAATACTGCAAAACCAAATAACTCTAAAGGTTAGTTCAACTGATATAGAGATAATAAAAAATAGTATCATCAAGGTTAGATACATCAGAGATTGGATAAATGGTAGTAGTGCTAGTATAGGGAACCATTGGGTTGAAATTAAAGCCATGAGGGGAACTACTAATGTAGCTAAAAACAAAACTGTTACTGGAAGTTCGCCAGAAAACACTTCTTGCCCATACTCTCGTGTAACAGATGATAATACTTTAACTACATCCTATGCTAATCCAAATTTAAATGGAGGAAATCAATATGTTCAAATAGATTTAGGAGCTGTATATGATGATATAGATTATCTTCATATATGGCATTATTATGGTGATTCTAGAATTTATCATAATAATAAAACAGAAGTAAGTTCTGACGGAACTAATTGGATTACTTTATTTGATAGCAGTAAAAGCAGTGAATACGCAGAAACTTCAGCAGGTCATGTAGTTAATGTTAATATGGGTAGAATAGTAAATAGAATTAATGTTGCTGAAAGTACAATAAAACAAAATTCTCAAGATATATTACTAAAGGTTGATGTGAATGGAGTTATGTCAGCAATTAATCAAAGTGCAGAAGCAATAAAGATACAAGCAAGTAAAATTGATTTGACAGGTTATGCTACTTTTACAAGCTTATCTACGCCAGGTCAAACAACTATAAATGCTGGAAATATTACAACTGGAACAATGAACGCTAGTAGAATTTCTGGTGGAACAATTACAGGTGCTCTACTTAAAACATCTAATACAACAGACTATTTAAGCATTGAGAACCAAAATATATTAGTTTATAGAAACTCATCAGCTCGAATAAAGTTAGGTTTTGATATGCTTTATAATTCAGGGTTAGAGCTTGGTCCAACAGATATTGCTACCACACCTTATTTGGATTTTCATAGTAGTGGTACACCAAGTGATTACGACTGCAGAATAATATCATCAGGAGGAAGTTCAACTTTAGGTCAAGGTGTATTGGATATAACAGCAGCAGCCGTAAAACTTAATAGACAGGTTATGTTGTACTCTTCTGATAACACTATGACATCCATGAGATGTATAAATCCTGCAGTTCAAAGATATATTGAGGTTTCAACAATATTTGGAGCAAAAGGACTTACTTATTGGGATTCAGATAAGCGCTATAAAATGAACATTGAAGAAACTGATAAAACAGCTCTCGATAAAATTATGAAGATCAAGCATTATGACTTTGATTACAAAGCTGGCTTAAAGCATTTTGATGTGGGATATATTTCTCAACAGCTTATGGAGATTAATCCTCAATGGGTAATAACTGTACCACAAGAAGCTGCTAATGGAGAGGTTTCAGATTTTTATATTCCTAATCAAACAACAATAATTCCTTACCTTAGTAAGGCAATCCAAGAGTTAAAGCAGTTAATAGACAATCAAAATAGAGAAATTAAAACATTAAAGAAACAGTTGAAATAACAATGAAAGAGGTGAGGAATCAGTGTTTATAATGACATAAGTTTAAGTACAAAACTTTATAACACATAAGATGAGGAGGCCAAGAAATGAAGAATGTAATAAACATTTCTCAAGCAGTATTTGCTACTATAGGTGGTTATATTGGTTGGTTTTTGGGAGGAGTTGATGGCTTTATGTATGCGCTGATTACCTTTGTTGCAATTGATTATATTACAGGCCTCATGGTAGCAGTGCTAGAGAAAAAGCTATCTAGTGAGATTGGATTTAGAGGAATATTTAAAAAGGTTTTAATATTTCTAATGGTGGGTATAGGAAATATAATAGATGTTCATCTGATTAAGAGCGGTAGTGCTATTCGCACTGCTGTTCTTTTTTTCTATGTCTCCAATGAAGGGATAAGCATTATAGAAAACACAGCAAAGATAGGATTACCAATACCACAAAAACTTAAAGATATTTTAGAACAGCTAAACAAGGAGGAGAAAAATAATGGCTAGATTATGTTTTGATTATGGACACGGTGGAGAAGATAGTGGTGCTTGCTACAATGGGAGAAAGGAATCTAACGATGTATTAAGTTTAGGTATGGCAGTAGCTTCAGAAGTTAGAAGGCATGGAGTTGTTGTAGATGAAACAAGAACTTCTGATGCAACAGTAAGTTTAAATGATAGGAGTAACTTTGAAAATAGAAATAACTATGACTATTTTATATCCTTTCATAGAAATGCTTTCATGCCAGAACAAGCTAAGGGAGTTGAAACCTACACTTATATAAATACTGATGAAAAGTCTAAGAACTTAGCTAGAAGCATACAAGCTTCACTAGGAGCAATAGGCTTTTACAACAGAGGTGTTAAGGAAGAAGATTTTCATGTGCTTAGAGAAACTAGGGCATCAGCAGTATTAGTTGAGGTAGGGTTCATCGATAACTCTAATGACAATAGTATTTTTGATTCTAGAAGAAACGATATTATTAAAGCCTTAGCAAAAGCAATACTATCTCAGTTAGGAATTAATTATATAGAGCCTGTAGTACCAACACCTCCAGCTTCATTAGCACAAACAAATGGACAAACTCTTTATAGAGTTATGGTTGGTTCATATTCAGTAAAAGAAAATGCAGATAGTCAACTTCAAAGATTAAAAGCAGCAGGCTTTGATGCAACAATTATGATATTTAATAAGTAGAAATATTTTTAAAAGAGCCTATTCTATATTCAATATATATAATATAGAAAGTAAACAATTTTTATTTATGTACAGATGAGTTATAGAGTGGCTCTTTTTTTCTTTTATGGAGGGAGAGCAATGACAAGTAATCAGAAGGAAGAAATAAAAAAGATGCGGCAGGATGGAAATAGCTATTCTAAAATTGCAATTATACTTGGCATATCTGAAAATACAATAAAATCATACTGTAGACGTAATAATTTAGGCATAAATAAAGTTGCCAAACCAGATAAGGAAGAAGACCTTTATACAGTATGTAAGAATTGTGGCAAGCCATTAGAACAAGGAACGAAAGGTCATCGTAAGAAGTTCTGTTCAGATATTTGTCGTAGGTCATGGTGGAGAGATAATGAAGTCCTATATAATAAGAAGGCTTTTTATAAAATAAAGTGTTTAGGCTGTGGAAAGGAATTTGAAAGCTATGGTAATAAGGAACGTAAATTTTGTGGTCATAGCTGCTATATAAATTATCGGTTTGAGAAAGCGGAGGTTCGAAATGACTAAGGAGCAATTTGAATGTGAAAAAAATTATAGGGTTTCTATCGCTATTGCTAAAGTTATGCTTTCTAGAAAATTAATAAATGAAAAGGACTATAGCAAAATTGACACTATGCTGATAAAGAAATATAAGCCTATTGTCGGTGGATTATAGCTCTTATTAACTTGCTATGTATCAACATTAGAGTTAACATTGGTAGCTGAAGGGAGTGATATCATGACAAGAAACATAAGAAAAATAGAGCCTTTAATACAAAAGATGCCTAGAAAGAAACGTGTAGCTGCTTATGCAAGAGTATCAAGTGGGAAGGATGCAATGCTCCATTCACTTTCAGCACAGGTCAGCTATTATAGTGATTTAATACAAAAGCAAGTTGGATGGGAATATGCAGGAGTTTTTGCAGATGAAGCACTTACTGGAACAAAGGAGATTAGACCAGAATTTCAAAGACTCTTAAATGAATGTAGAAGTGGTAATATTGATATGGTAATTACAAAGTCCATATCTAGATTGGCAAGGAATACTGTTACAATGCTTGAAACAGTAAGAGAACTAAAAAGCTTAAATATTGATGTGTATTTTGAAAAAGAAAATATTCACAGTCTTAGCGGGGATGGAGAGCTGATGCTTACTATCCTCGCTTCTTTTGCGCAAGAAGAAAGTCGGTCAGTTAGTGAAAACTGTAAGTGGCGAATAAGAAAAGGCTTTGAAGCTGGTGAACTTATAAATTTAAGGTTTATGTACGGATATCATATTGAAAAAGAAAAAATTGAAATTAATGAATCAGAGGCAGAAATTGTCCGTATGATTTTTGATGATTATATAGAGGGAATAGGGTGCACTCTTATAGCTAAGAAACTAAGAGATATGAATGTACCTAAAATAAGAGGCGGTATTTGGAACTCAGAGAGAGTTGCAAATATTATAAAAAATGAGAAGTATGCAGGTAATGCCTTGCTTCAGAAAAAATATGTAAAAAATCATTTAACAAAGACCTTAGTGATAAACAAAGGAAATCTTCCCATGTATTATGCAGA is a window encoding:
- a CDS encoding helix-turn-helix transcriptional regulator, encoding MTSNQKEEIKKMRQDGNSYSKIAIILGISENTIKSYCRRNNLGINKVAKPDKEEDLYTVCKNCGKPLEQGTKGHRKKFCSDICRRSWWRDNEVLYNKKAFYKIKCLGCGKEFESYGNKERKFCGHSCYINYRFEKAEVRND
- a CDS encoding recombinase family protein, translating into MTRNIRKIEPLIQKMPRKKRVAAYARVSSGKDAMLHSLSAQVSYYSDLIQKQVGWEYAGVFADEALTGTKEIRPEFQRLLNECRSGNIDMVITKSISRLARNTVTMLETVRELKSLNIDVYFEKENIHSLSGDGELMLTILASFAQEESRSVSENCKWRIRKGFEAGELINLRFMYGYHIEKEKIEINESEAEIVRMIFDDYIEGIGCTLIAKKLRDMNVPKIRGGIWNSERVANIIKNEKYAGNALLQKKYVKNHLTKTLVINKGNLPMYYAEGTHPAIINVETFQRAQEIMSKNVEKYTRDNTRVKYPFTSIIVCGICGKNYRHKNTRGRISWNCSTHLKYGKDSCHSKQIPEEILISVTTEVLGLKEFDEDIFQEKIKELQVPEQNTLVFVFMDGTTLKKEWKYKSRSEGWSIEAREKARERSLKNIEGRS
- a CDS encoding N-acetylmuramoyl-L-alanine amidase, translated to MARLCFDYGHGGEDSGACYNGRKESNDVLSLGMAVASEVRRHGVVVDETRTSDATVSLNDRSNFENRNNYDYFISFHRNAFMPEQAKGVETYTYINTDEKSKNLARSIQASLGAIGFYNRGVKEEDFHVLRETRASAVLVEVGFIDNSNDNSIFDSRRNDIIKALAKAILSQLGINYIEPVVPTPPASLAQTNGQTLYRVMVGSYSVKENADSQLQRLKAAGFDATIMIFNK
- a CDS encoding phage holin family protein, coding for MKNVINISQAVFATIGGYIGWFLGGVDGFMYALITFVAIDYITGLMVAVLEKKLSSEIGFRGIFKKVLIFLMVGIGNIIDVHLIKSGSAIRTAVLFFYVSNEGISIIENTAKIGLPIPQKLKDILEQLNKEEKNNG
- a CDS encoding SHOCT domain-containing protein, which codes for MTKEQFECEKNYRVSIAIAKVMLSRKLINEKDYSKIDTMLIKKYKPIVGGL
- a CDS encoding phage tail spike protein, which gives rise to MLQLYDINHNKICGLTNYKDLKIERELSGDENLSFSYPHNDDKYTFIKEECYLRTAQNEYVIKEINVNDDWTEVVAKVNVEALKGTPFGHFQVNELTLPSATIDSIKKACANTINLALAGTGWTIGSCNIEKSRTVKKGNCSSYEILQEIRKVYLCDFKFDAINKKVYIYQSMGLDRGSYFSEELNLKKIEIQSNSYDYCTRIIPLGKDGLKITDINNGKDYVESYQYSNKVISIYWEDNRYESKESLKEDAIAKLKELSKPVKAYSVEIIDLASISDKYKNILDYDLGDVITLISKDKKLRDKQRIIKLIEYPDEPERNSCEIANRTLRFEDIQANTLRATEVISSVTTSDGMLEGSKVNSIDWVQLKNVNIMVADIQDLNAVTARIGTLETTTATITQLNAVNSKIDNLVVTTAQISDASITNAKILNAAIDTAKIRAGAITRALIADGAIGTAQIAEASIGTSHISSLTADVFNSGTIDTSKVTIAGANSRLLIRGNRLQVFAVKSDNSLYERVTLGDVNGDGLVFGFRVRSADGETVLLDENGVTREGITDGSISNEKIAGDANISGTKLDINSVVTTINSIATTTIQSSKVFLNNSTLDVQFSNLKTTVTEQGQTISTQGAQIVALNNSVVLKVDSQAFSSYKVINDSNITTINSRLSTAESSLSILQNQITLKVSSTDIEIIKNSIIKVRYIRDWINGSSASIGNHWVEIKAMRGTTNVAKNKTVTGSSPENTSCPYSRVTDDNTLTTSYANPNLNGGNQYVQIDLGAVYDDIDYLHIWHYYGDSRIYHNNKTEVSSDGTNWITLFDSSKSSEYAETSAGHVVNVNMGRIVNRINVAESTIKQNSQDILLKVDVNGVMSAINQSAEAIKIQASKIDLTGYATFTSLSTPGQTTINAGNITTGTMNASRISGGTITGALLKTSNTTDYLSIENQNILVYRNSSARIKLGFDMLYNSGLELGPTDIATTPYLDFHSSGTPSDYDCRIISSGGSSTLGQGVLDITAAAVKLNRQVMLYSSDNTMTSMRCINPAVQRYIEVSTIFGAKGLTYWDSDKRYKMNIEETDKTALDKIMKIKHYDFDYKAGLKHFDVGYISQQLMEINPQWVITVPQEAANGEVSDFYIPNQTTIIPYLSKAIQELKQLIDNQNREIKTLKKQLK